From Cellulomonas fimi ATCC 484, a single genomic window includes:
- a CDS encoding RDD family protein, whose amino-acid sequence MTTTTGAPTAAAAPPEPARADVDPPFASWLRRVGAALLDGALLSVVAFLAADPPGARAPAWVVVYTPTSGPSAPTSVTAGAVFLLLLALQAWTGMTPGKRALGIVVVRERDGRPVGILGTGVRAVAHLADAVLMLGYLRPLWHARRRTLADSLVGSDVLLLAEHRARTSRPRPRTWLTVVTWVLCGAALPLSVPGSRGAAAETFPCDPASPDRTVPGVAGVVLDVPARTQETRLWLSRDSATAPATVTWLLGEPGPADGTELTWRVVDGTGRVTAEDSVVVHGAAPSGEDGTPAARTRTVPAGAFGKLGAPWGWTAEAVVDGEAVTVCTVEAGGAS is encoded by the coding sequence ATGACGACGACGACCGGTGCGCCGACCGCGGCCGCCGCACCGCCCGAGCCCGCGCGGGCCGACGTCGACCCCCCGTTCGCGTCGTGGCTGCGCCGGGTCGGCGCAGCGCTGCTCGACGGGGCGCTCCTGTCGGTCGTCGCGTTCCTCGCGGCCGACCCGCCGGGCGCGCGCGCCCCTGCGTGGGTCGTCGTCTACACCCCCACGAGCGGTCCGTCGGCGCCGACGTCGGTGACGGCGGGCGCGGTGTTCCTGCTGCTGCTCGCGCTGCAGGCCTGGACGGGGATGACGCCCGGCAAGAGGGCCCTCGGGATCGTCGTCGTGCGGGAGCGGGACGGCCGTCCCGTCGGGATCCTCGGGACGGGGGTGCGCGCGGTCGCTCACCTCGCCGACGCGGTGCTCATGCTCGGCTACCTGCGGCCGCTGTGGCACGCCCGGCGCCGCACCTTGGCCGACAGCCTCGTCGGCAGCGACGTGCTGCTGCTCGCGGAGCACCGGGCGCGCACGTCGCGGCCGCGCCCCCGCACGTGGCTCACGGTCGTGACGTGGGTGCTGTGCGGGGCGGCGCTCCCGCTGTCGGTGCCGGGCTCGCGCGGGGCGGCCGCGGAGACGTTCCCGTGCGACCCCGCATCGCCCGACCGCACGGTGCCGGGGGTCGCGGGCGTCGTGCTCGACGTGCCCGCCCGCACGCAGGAGACGCGGCTGTGGCTGTCCCGGGACTCCGCCACCGCGCCGGCCACCGTCACGTGGCTGCTCGGCGAGCCGGGTCCGGCCGACGGCACCGAGCTGACGTGGCGCGTCGTCGACGGCACCGGACGCGTCACGGCCGAGGACTCCGTCGTCGTCCACGGTGCGGCGCCGTCCGGCGAGGACGGGACGCCGGCCGCCCGCACCCGGACGGTGCCGGCGGGGGCGTTCGGCAAGCTCGGGGCCCCGTGGGGGTGGACGGCCGAGGCGGTCGTCGACGGGGAGGCGGTGACGGTGTGCACGGTCGAGGCGGGCGGTGCCTCGTGA
- the pheS gene encoding phenylalanine--tRNA ligase subunit alpha, producing MTDTPLSPLDEAGVDLAVKAALAAFAAAADLDQLKAARLAHLGETSPVALANRAIGGLAPADKGVAGRLLGGARARLQQALAERQTQLEAERDARVLVEETVDVTLPVDRRPRGARHPLETLQERIADMFVAMGWEIAEGPELETEWFNFDALNFGVDHPARQMQDTFFVEGPGGDPSGLVLRTHTSPVQARTLLERELPVYIACPGKVFRTDALDATHTPVFHQVEGLAVDKGLTMAHLKGTLDHFARTIFGPDARTRLRPSFFPFTEPSAEMDLWFPQKKGGPGWIEWGGCGMVNPNVLRACGVDPDVYSGFAFGMGVERTLMLRHGIADMHDMVEGDVRFSTQFGTEI from the coding sequence ATGACCGACACACCCCTGTCCCCGCTCGACGAGGCCGGCGTCGACCTCGCGGTGAAGGCCGCGCTCGCGGCGTTCGCGGCCGCCGCCGACCTCGACCAGCTCAAGGCCGCGCGCCTCGCGCACCTCGGCGAGACGAGCCCCGTCGCGCTGGCCAACCGTGCGATCGGCGGGCTCGCGCCCGCCGACAAGGGCGTCGCGGGTCGGCTGCTCGGCGGCGCCCGCGCGCGGCTCCAGCAGGCGCTGGCCGAGCGTCAGACGCAGCTCGAGGCGGAGCGCGACGCGCGGGTCCTCGTCGAGGAGACGGTCGACGTGACGCTGCCCGTCGACCGGCGCCCGCGCGGCGCCCGCCACCCGCTCGAGACGCTCCAGGAGCGCATCGCCGACATGTTCGTCGCGATGGGCTGGGAGATCGCCGAGGGCCCAGAGCTCGAGACCGAGTGGTTCAACTTCGACGCGCTGAACTTCGGCGTCGACCACCCGGCGCGGCAGATGCAGGACACGTTCTTCGTCGAGGGTCCGGGCGGTGACCCGTCCGGGCTGGTGCTGCGCACGCACACGTCGCCGGTGCAGGCGCGCACGCTGCTCGAGCGGGAGCTGCCGGTCTACATCGCGTGCCCGGGCAAGGTGTTCCGGACCGACGCGCTCGACGCGACCCACACGCCCGTGTTCCACCAGGTCGAGGGGCTCGCGGTCGACAAGGGCCTGACGATGGCGCACCTCAAGGGGACGCTGGACCACTTCGCGCGGACGATCTTCGGCCCCGACGCCCGCACGCGGCTGCGCCCGTCGTTCTTCCCGTTCACCGAGCCGTCCGCCGAGATGGACCTGTGGTTCCCGCAGAAGAAGGGCGGGCCCGGCTGGATCGAGTGGGGCGGCTGCGGGATGGTCAACCCGAACGTGCTGCGCGCGTGCGGCGTCGACCCCGACGTGTACTCCGGCTTCGCGTTCGGCATGGGCGTCGAGCGGACCCTGATGCTGCGCCACGGCATCGCCGACATGCACGACATGGTGGAGGGCGACGTGCGCTTCTCCACGCAGTTCGGGACGGAGATCTGA
- the pheT gene encoding phenylalanine--tRNA ligase subunit beta encodes MPRVPLTWLADHVELPAGLTAEQLAADLVRVGLEEEAIHAAAVTGPLVVGEVVERTPEPQKNGKTINWCRVDVGAEHNEPGGSPRGIVCGAHNFDVGDKVVVALPGAVLPGPFAIASRKTYGHVSDGMICSARELGLGEDHAGIIVLSTLGLDVPVGTDARELLGLGDEVLEINVTPDRGYCFSMRGVAREYAHSTGARFTDRGLATPEQQAPASGGVAVELDDDAPVDGVPGADRFVAQVVRGVRANDPSPQWMQRRLTQAGMRPIGLAVDVTNYVMLDLGQPLHAYDLAKVAAPVVVRRAQPGERLVTLDGVDRALDGEDLLITDSPGGVRASRVLGLAGVMGGGESEVGPETTDLLVEAAHFDPVSVARTSRRHRLSSEAAKRFERGVDPQLPRVAVARVVELLVEHGGGTPDDALTDVDRTSPPPSVTLPLDLPGRLVGVPYPPQEVRDTLEQIGAEITDADDETVTVRVPSWRPDLAVPVDLVEEVARLRGYDQIPSTVPPAPTGRGLTTGQRLRRAVARSLAEAGFVEVLTYPFVSTEQLDALGLPADDERRRAARLVNPLAESHAFLRTNLLVTLLDAARRNVGRGLTDVAVFEIGLVTRPAADAAAAPRLPGGVRPTDDQLAALDAAVPAQPRRVAGVLAGAVEPAGWWGSGRRGDHTDAIAAARRVADVVGVELVVTADADHQPWHPGRCARLTTTDGTLVGHAGELHPNVVAAHGLPARAGAFEVDLDVLLAAASREPLQAQPVSGFPVAKEDVALVVPAHVPASEVLDAVRTGASASPAGDVAEDVRLFDVYVGDQVPDGTRSLAFSLRLRAADRTLTAQETAGVRESVVAEAQRRFGATLRG; translated from the coding sequence ATGCCCCGCGTTCCCCTGACGTGGCTCGCCGACCACGTCGAGCTCCCCGCCGGTCTCACGGCCGAGCAGCTCGCCGCCGACCTCGTGCGCGTCGGGCTCGAGGAGGAGGCGATCCACGCCGCCGCCGTGACGGGCCCGCTCGTGGTCGGCGAGGTCGTCGAGCGCACGCCCGAGCCGCAGAAGAACGGCAAGACGATCAACTGGTGCCGGGTCGACGTGGGCGCCGAGCACAACGAGCCGGGTGGCTCGCCCCGCGGCATCGTGTGCGGCGCGCACAACTTCGACGTCGGTGACAAGGTCGTCGTCGCGCTGCCCGGTGCCGTGCTTCCCGGCCCGTTCGCCATCGCGTCGCGCAAGACGTACGGGCACGTGTCGGACGGCATGATCTGCTCCGCGCGCGAGCTCGGCCTCGGCGAGGACCACGCCGGGATCATCGTGCTGTCGACCCTCGGCCTCGACGTGCCGGTGGGCACGGACGCGCGCGAGCTGCTCGGGCTCGGGGACGAGGTGCTCGAGATCAACGTGACCCCGGACCGGGGCTACTGCTTCTCGATGCGTGGCGTGGCCCGCGAGTACGCGCACTCGACCGGCGCGCGGTTCACCGACCGCGGACTGGCGACCCCCGAGCAGCAGGCGCCGGCGTCGGGGGGCGTGGCCGTCGAGCTCGACGACGACGCCCCCGTCGACGGCGTGCCCGGTGCGGACCGGTTCGTCGCCCAGGTCGTGCGCGGCGTGCGCGCGAACGACCCGTCGCCGCAGTGGATGCAGCGCCGGCTCACGCAGGCCGGCATGCGCCCGATCGGCCTCGCGGTCGACGTGACGAACTACGTCATGCTCGACCTGGGGCAGCCGCTGCACGCGTACGACCTCGCGAAGGTCGCCGCGCCGGTGGTCGTGCGTCGCGCGCAGCCGGGCGAGCGGCTCGTGACGCTCGACGGCGTCGACCGCGCGCTGGACGGCGAGGACCTGCTGATCACCGACAGCCCCGGCGGGGTGCGTGCGTCGCGCGTGCTCGGCCTGGCGGGCGTGATGGGTGGCGGGGAGTCGGAGGTCGGGCCGGAGACGACGGACCTGCTCGTCGAGGCCGCGCACTTCGACCCCGTGAGCGTCGCGCGGACGTCGCGCCGGCACCGGCTGTCGAGCGAGGCCGCGAAGCGCTTCGAGCGGGGCGTCGACCCGCAGCTGCCGCGCGTGGCGGTGGCACGCGTCGTCGAGCTGCTCGTCGAGCACGGCGGCGGCACGCCCGACGACGCGCTCACCGACGTGGACCGCACGTCGCCGCCGCCGTCCGTGACGCTCCCGCTGGACCTGCCGGGGCGGCTCGTCGGCGTGCCGTACCCGCCGCAGGAGGTGCGCGACACGCTCGAGCAGATCGGCGCCGAGATCACGGACGCGGACGACGAGACGGTGACCGTCCGGGTGCCGTCCTGGCGGCCCGACCTCGCGGTGCCGGTCGACCTGGTCGAGGAGGTCGCGCGCCTGCGCGGCTACGACCAGATCCCGTCGACGGTGCCGCCCGCCCCGACGGGTCGCGGGCTCACGACGGGCCAGCGCCTGCGTCGCGCGGTCGCACGTTCGCTCGCGGAGGCCGGCTTCGTCGAGGTGCTCACCTACCCGTTCGTGTCCACGGAGCAGCTCGACGCGCTCGGGCTGCCCGCGGACGACGAGCGTCGGCGCGCCGCCCGCCTGGTCAACCCGCTCGCGGAGTCGCACGCGTTCCTGCGGACGAACCTGCTGGTGACGCTGCTCGACGCGGCCCGGCGCAACGTCGGTCGTGGCCTGACCGACGTCGCGGTGTTCGAGATCGGTCTCGTGACCCGTCCCGCGGCGGATGCTGCGGCCGCGCCGCGGCTCCCGGGCGGCGTGCGACCCACGGACGACCAGCTCGCGGCGCTCGACGCCGCCGTGCCGGCGCAGCCGCGCCGCGTGGCCGGCGTGCTCGCCGGGGCGGTCGAGCCCGCCGGGTGGTGGGGGAGCGGCCGACGCGGCGACCACACCGACGCGATCGCCGCTGCGCGTCGCGTCGCCGACGTGGTGGGGGTCGAGCTCGTCGTGACGGCCGACGCCGACCACCAGCCGTGGCACCCGGGCCGGTGCGCGCGCCTGACGACGACCGACGGCACGCTCGTCGGGCACGCGGGCGAGCTGCACCCGAACGTCGTCGCCGCGCACGGGCTGCCCGCGCGCGCGGGCGCGTTCGAGGTCGATCTCGACGTGCTGCTCGCGGCCGCGTCGCGCGAGCCGCTGCAGGCGCAGCCGGTCTCCGGGTTCCCCGTCGCCAAGGAGGACGTCGCGCTCGTCGTCCCGGCGCACGTGCCGGCCTCGGAGGTGCTCGACGCGGTCCGGACGGGTGCGTCCGCGAGCCCGGCGGGCGACGTCGCCGAGGACGTGCGGCTGTTCGACGTGTACGTCGGCGACCAGGTGCCGGACGGCACGCGGTCGCTCGCGTTCTCGCTGCGGCTGCGTGCCGCGGACCGCACGCTCACCGCGCAGGAGACGGCGGGCGTCCGTGAGTCCGTCGTCGCCGAGGCGCAGCGCCGGTTCGGGGCGACGCTGCGCGGCTGA
- a CDS encoding ExeM/NucH family extracellular endonuclease has protein sequence MHGGVRSTTGGLAALALTLVGTVAAAGAAQAAPSPTAAVVINEVYGGGGNSGAPFNRDFVELYNPGAADVAVGGWAVQYASAAGTSWQATVLAPGTTVKAGGYLLVGQGAGANGAAVEVDVDGAILMGASAGKVALTSTSTALAGCGADCSDQAAVVDFVGYGTTANDFAGTGPAPAASNTASVSRSATHANTASNAADFTAGAPTPQKSAAGGTDPGAGERTIAEIQGTGAASPLQGTNVTTTGVVTATYPTGGFNGYVIQTAGTGGAIDPARTASDAIFVFSSATVGSVAIGDHVKVTGAVTEFNGLTEITVAAGGLEKLAEPASVTPLTGAWPTTADAREAIESMLLQPTGAFTVANTFSTNQYGEVGLAAGTTPLIQPTEVGRPGSPEAAAAATDNAARGVVLDDGATTNFLSAANQSQTPPYVSLTNPVRVGAAVTFTAPVVVDYRNNAWKLNPTSQYVAGGTAPATFENDRTASPTDVGGDVQVASFNVLNYFTTLGADTAGCVPYRDRTGDPVTVDEGCDPRGAWDPEDLARQQAKIVAAINALDADVVGLLEIENSAVVDGVADEALGTLVAALNAQAGAGTWAFVPSSVDLPDVALQDSITNALIYRTAAVERTGDARALGSQSADGQAFANAREPIAQAFTPVGGGEPVLVVVNHLKSKGSAGPWPGDADAGDGQGASNESRVRQATALRDWVPTIQGDTEAVALVGDFNAYTREDPLQVLYDAGYVDAVQQLAPGQWSYTFSGLSGSLDHVLLNEAALARATGADVWEINAEESIALEYSRYNYHGTLFYADDVYRSSDHDPVVVGLTAGATPGPVDLTFLNINDFHGRIDANTVKFAGTVEKERAAAPGPVAFLSAGDNIGASLFASAVADDQPTIDVLDALELAASAVGNHEFDRGFADLTDRVVPEADFDYLGANVYLKGTTTPALPEYTLLEMGGVTVGVIGAVTEETPTLVTPAGIEKLDFGDPVAAVNRVATQLTDGDASNGEADVLVAEYHEGAGAGTPDGATLEEEIAEGGAFAAIVEDTSAEVDAIFTGHTHKQYAWEGPVPGDAQRTRPIVQTGSYGEFLGKVVLTYDPESDQVTAHTQSNVPRTTEADATLISTYPRVAAVNQIVADALAYAAVVGNQPVGSVTADITTAFSGGSYVNGVYVGSGPLPTAGRDDRSKESTLGGLVANSLLDTLSSPERGGADIGVVNPGGLRNELFFAPDGVITYAEANAVLPFVNNLWTTTLTGAQVKTMLEQQWQTNRDGTIPSRPYLQLGLSSNVTYTYDPAAALGSHITSVTVNGAPLDLDAEYRVGTFSFLAQGGDNFRVFEDGADTADSGLIDRDAWIAYLQAHPNLSPDFARQAVGLADVPTTVEAGAGLAFAVTGLDLTSLGSPLNTSLDVRLDDVSIGTATVTGGAADVAVTVPAGTAPGEHVLTLVASPSGTTVTLPLTVEQGLVPSTTTLTAKPTTQVYGKAKVTLTATVTSEADVSGTVEFVSGDTVLGTATLKKKGTATFTLPASTPAGTYEVVARWAGTDEVAGSQSDPVTVTVEQVGTRTGLLASRSTQRQGSILPTFLVAGVVQDNLRIPAGTVEIREGATVVSTHTVVLGVAIGTVPRDATVGTHTYTATFVPSDPNVASSTSTPVTVRVTR, from the coding sequence GTGCACGGTGGAGTGAGATCGACAACCGGGGGCCTCGCAGCCCTCGCGCTGACCCTGGTCGGCACGGTGGCGGCAGCGGGTGCGGCGCAGGCCGCCCCGTCGCCCACCGCGGCCGTGGTCATCAACGAGGTGTACGGCGGCGGGGGCAACTCCGGCGCCCCGTTCAACCGGGACTTCGTCGAGCTGTACAACCCGGGCGCCGCCGACGTCGCCGTGGGCGGCTGGGCGGTGCAGTACGCGTCCGCGGCCGGGACGAGCTGGCAGGCCACCGTCCTCGCGCCGGGCACGACCGTGAAGGCCGGCGGGTACCTGCTCGTCGGGCAGGGTGCGGGTGCCAACGGTGCTGCGGTCGAGGTCGACGTGGACGGCGCGATCCTCATGGGGGCGTCCGCCGGGAAGGTCGCGCTGACCTCCACGTCGACGGCGCTCGCCGGGTGCGGGGCCGACTGCTCCGACCAGGCCGCGGTCGTCGACTTCGTCGGCTACGGCACGACCGCGAACGACTTCGCAGGAACCGGCCCGGCACCTGCTGCGTCCAACACGGCGTCGGTGTCGCGCAGCGCGACCCACGCGAACACGGCGAGCAACGCCGCGGACTTCACCGCCGGCGCGCCGACGCCGCAGAAGTCCGCGGCCGGTGGCACCGACCCGGGCGCCGGCGAGCGCACGATCGCCGAGATCCAGGGCACGGGCGCCGCGTCGCCGCTGCAGGGCACGAACGTCACGACGACGGGCGTCGTCACCGCGACGTACCCGACCGGCGGCTTCAACGGCTACGTCATCCAGACCGCCGGCACCGGCGGTGCGATCGACCCCGCGCGGACCGCGTCGGACGCGATCTTCGTCTTCTCCTCGGCGACGGTCGGCTCCGTCGCGATCGGCGACCACGTCAAGGTCACGGGCGCCGTCACCGAGTTCAACGGGCTGACCGAGATCACGGTGGCCGCGGGCGGCCTGGAGAAGCTCGCCGAGCCCGCCTCGGTCACCCCGCTCACCGGTGCCTGGCCGACGACGGCCGACGCCCGCGAGGCGATCGAGTCGATGCTGCTGCAGCCGACCGGCGCCTTCACCGTCGCCAACACCTTCTCGACCAACCAGTACGGCGAGGTGGGCCTCGCGGCCGGCACCACGCCGCTGATCCAGCCGACCGAGGTCGGTCGCCCCGGCTCGCCGGAGGCCGCCGCGGCGGCGACCGACAACGCGGCGCGCGGCGTCGTGCTCGACGACGGCGCGACGACGAACTTCCTGTCGGCCGCCAACCAGTCCCAGACCCCGCCGTACGTCTCGCTGACGAACCCGGTCCGGGTCGGCGCCGCCGTGACGTTCACGGCGCCCGTGGTCGTCGACTACCGGAACAACGCGTGGAAGCTCAACCCGACCAGCCAGTACGTGGCGGGCGGGACCGCGCCGGCGACGTTCGAGAACGACCGCACGGCGTCGCCGACCGACGTCGGCGGGGACGTGCAGGTCGCGTCCTTCAACGTGCTCAACTACTTCACGACCCTCGGCGCCGACACCGCCGGGTGCGTGCCGTACCGCGACCGCACGGGCGACCCCGTCACGGTCGACGAGGGCTGCGACCCGCGTGGTGCCTGGGACCCCGAGGACCTCGCGCGGCAGCAGGCGAAGATCGTCGCGGCGATCAACGCGCTCGACGCCGACGTCGTCGGACTGCTCGAGATCGAGAACTCCGCGGTCGTCGACGGCGTCGCCGACGAGGCGCTCGGCACGCTCGTCGCGGCGCTCAACGCGCAGGCCGGTGCCGGGACGTGGGCGTTCGTGCCGTCGTCCGTCGACCTGCCCGACGTGGCGCTGCAGGACTCCATCACGAACGCGCTGATCTACCGCACGGCGGCGGTCGAGCGCACCGGTGACGCGCGGGCGCTCGGCTCCCAGAGCGCGGACGGCCAGGCGTTCGCCAACGCGCGTGAGCCGATCGCCCAGGCGTTCACGCCCGTCGGGGGCGGCGAGCCCGTCCTCGTCGTCGTCAACCACCTCAAGTCCAAGGGCTCGGCGGGTCCGTGGCCGGGCGACGCGGACGCCGGTGACGGCCAGGGCGCGTCCAACGAGTCGCGCGTCCGGCAGGCCACGGCGCTGCGCGACTGGGTCCCGACGATCCAGGGCGACACCGAGGCCGTCGCGCTCGTCGGTGACTTCAACGCCTACACGCGCGAGGACCCGCTGCAGGTGCTCTACGACGCCGGCTACGTCGACGCCGTCCAGCAGCTCGCCCCCGGGCAGTGGTCGTACACGTTCTCCGGCCTGTCGGGGTCGCTCGACCACGTGCTGCTCAACGAGGCGGCGCTCGCCCGCGCCACCGGCGCGGACGTGTGGGAGATCAACGCCGAGGAGTCCATCGCGCTGGAGTACAGCCGGTACAACTACCACGGCACCCTCTTCTACGCCGACGACGTGTACCGGTCCTCGGACCACGACCCGGTGGTGGTCGGCCTGACCGCGGGTGCGACCCCGGGACCCGTCGACCTCACGTTCCTCAACATCAACGACTTCCACGGCCGGATCGACGCCAACACGGTGAAGTTCGCCGGGACGGTCGAGAAGGAGCGTGCCGCGGCCCCGGGTCCGGTCGCGTTCCTGTCGGCCGGCGACAACATCGGCGCGTCGCTGTTCGCGTCGGCCGTCGCCGACGACCAGCCGACGATCGACGTGCTGGACGCGCTCGAGCTCGCCGCCTCCGCGGTCGGCAACCACGAGTTCGACCGCGGCTTCGCGGACCTCACGGACCGGGTGGTGCCCGAGGCCGACTTCGACTACCTCGGGGCGAACGTCTACCTCAAGGGGACGACGACGCCGGCGCTGCCGGAGTACACGCTGCTCGAGATGGGCGGGGTCACGGTCGGCGTCATCGGCGCCGTCACCGAGGAGACCCCGACGCTCGTCACGCCCGCGGGCATCGAGAAGCTCGACTTCGGCGACCCGGTCGCGGCCGTGAACCGCGTCGCGACGCAGCTCACCGACGGTGACGCGTCGAACGGCGAGGCGGACGTGCTCGTCGCCGAGTACCACGAGGGCGCCGGCGCGGGCACGCCCGACGGCGCGACGCTCGAGGAGGAGATCGCCGAGGGCGGCGCGTTCGCGGCGATCGTCGAGGACACGTCGGCCGAGGTCGACGCGATCTTCACCGGCCACACCCACAAGCAGTACGCGTGGGAGGGGCCCGTCCCGGGCGACGCCCAGCGCACGCGGCCGATCGTCCAGACCGGGTCGTACGGCGAGTTCCTCGGCAAGGTCGTGCTCACGTACGACCCCGAGAGCGACCAGGTCACGGCGCACACGCAGTCCAACGTGCCGCGGACCACGGAGGCCGACGCGACGCTCATCAGCACCTACCCGCGCGTCGCGGCGGTGAACCAGATCGTCGCCGACGCCCTCGCGTACGCGGCCGTCGTCGGCAACCAGCCGGTCGGCTCGGTGACCGCGGACATCACGACCGCGTTCTCCGGCGGCTCCTACGTGAACGGCGTCTACGTCGGCTCGGGCCCGCTGCCCACCGCAGGTCGCGACGACCGGTCCAAGGAGTCGACGCTCGGCGGCCTGGTGGCCAACTCGCTGCTCGACACGCTCTCGTCGCCCGAGCGCGGCGGTGCCGACATCGGCGTCGTCAACCCCGGCGGCCTGCGCAACGAGCTGTTCTTCGCGCCCGACGGCGTCATCACCTACGCCGAGGCCAACGCGGTCCTGCCGTTCGTCAACAACCTCTGGACCACGACCCTCACGGGCGCCCAGGTGAAGACGATGCTGGAGCAGCAGTGGCAGACCAACCGGGACGGGACCATCCCGAGCCGGCCCTACCTGCAGCTCGGGCTGTCGTCGAACGTCACGTACACCTACGACCCCGCGGCGGCCCTCGGGTCGCACATCACGTCGGTCACGGTGAACGGTGCGCCGCTCGACCTCGACGCCGAGTACCGCGTCGGGACGTTCTCGTTCCTCGCGCAGGGCGGCGACAACTTCCGGGTCTTCGAGGACGGCGCGGACACGGCCGACTCGGGACTCATCGACCGGGACGCGTGGATCGCCTACCTGCAGGCGCACCCGAACCTGTCGCCGGACTTCGCCCGGCAGGCCGTCGGCCTGGCCGACGTCCCCACGACGGTCGAGGCGGGCGCGGGCCTGGCGTTCGCAGTCACGGGGCTGGACCTGACGAGCCTCGGCTCGCCCCTCAACACCAGCCTCGACGTGCGGCTCGACGACGTGTCGATCGGCACCGCGACGGTGACGGGCGGGGCCGCCGACGTGGCCGTGACCGTGCCGGCGGGCACCGCGCCGGGTGAGCACGTCCTGACGCTCGTCGCGAGCCCCAGCGGCACCACGGTGACGCTGCCGCTCACGGTCGAGCAGGGGCTCGTCCCGTCGACCACGACCCTGACCGCCAAGCCGACCACGCAGGTGTACGGCAAGGCGAAGGTCACGCTCACGGCGACGGTCACGTCGGAGGCCGACGTCTCCGGCACGGTCGAGTTCGTCAGCGGCGACACCGTGCTCGGCACGGCGACCCTGAAGAAGAAGGGCACCGCGACGTTCACGCTGCCGGCGAGCACGCCGGCGGGCACCTACGAGGTCGTGGCCCGCTGGGCCGGCACCGACGAGGTGGCGGGGTCGCAGTCCGACCCGGTGACCGTGACGGTCGAGCAGGTCG